One stretch of Enterobacter sp. RHBSTW-00994 DNA includes these proteins:
- the priB gene encoding primosomal replication protein N → MTNRLVLSGTVCRTPVRKVSPSGIPHCQFVLEHRSVQEEAGFHRQAWCQMPVIISGHENQAITHSITVGSAVTVQGFISCHKAKNGLSKMVLHAEQIDLIDSGD, encoded by the coding sequence ATGACCAACCGTCTGGTGTTGTCAGGCACTGTGTGCAGGACCCCCGTTCGAAAGGTCAGCCCATCAGGAATTCCTCATTGCCAGTTCGTGCTTGAGCATCGTTCTGTGCAAGAGGAAGCCGGGTTTCACCGGCAGGCGTGGTGTCAAATGCCCGTAATTATTAGCGGACACGAAAACCAGGCCATTACTCACAGTATAACGGTCGGTAGCGCAGTAACTGTTCAGGGGTTCATTTCTTGCCACAAGGCAAAGAACGGTCTGAGCAAAATGGTTCTGCATGCCGAGCAGATTGATTTGATAGATTCTGGAGACTAG
- the rpsR gene encoding 30S ribosomal protein S18 has product MARYFRRRKFCRFTAEGVVEIDYKDIATLKNYITESGKIVPSRITGTRAKYQRQLARCIKRARYLSLLPYTDRHQ; this is encoded by the coding sequence ATGGCACGTTATTTCCGTCGTCGCAAGTTCTGCCGTTTCACCGCGGAAGGCGTTGTTGAGATTGATTACAAAGACATCGCAACGTTGAAAAACTACATTACCGAAAGCGGTAAAATTGTCCCGAGCCGTATTACCGGTACTCGTGCAAAATACCAGCGTCAGCTGGCTCGCTGCATCAAGCGCGCTCGCTACCTGTCCCTGCTGCCGTATACCGATCGTCATCAGTAA
- the rplI gene encoding 50S ribosomal protein L9 — protein sequence MQVILLDKVANLGSLGDQVNVKAGYARNFLVPQGKAVPATKKNVEFFEARRAELEAKLADVLAAANARAEAISALGSVTIASKSGDEGKLFGSIGTRDIADAVTAAGVNVAKSEVRLPNGVLRTTGEHEVDFQVHSEVFAKLVVNVVAE from the coding sequence ATGCAAGTTATTCTGCTTGATAAAGTAGCAAACCTGGGTAGCCTGGGTGATCAGGTAAACGTTAAAGCGGGCTACGCTCGTAACTTCCTGGTACCACAGGGTAAAGCTGTTCCTGCTACCAAGAAAAACGTAGAGTTTTTCGAAGCACGTCGTGCTGAACTGGAAGCCAAACTGGCTGACGTTCTGGCGGCTGCTAACGCTCGCGCTGAAGCAATCAGTGCACTGGGCTCTGTTACCATCGCGTCTAAATCTGGCGACGAAGGTAAACTGTTCGGTTCCATTGGTACTCGCGATATCGCTGACGCTGTAACTGCAGCTGGCGTTAACGTGGCTAAGAGCGAAGTTCGTCTGCCGAACGGCGTTCTGCGTACCACTGGTGAGCACGAAGTGGACTTCCAGGTTCACAGCGAAGTATTCGCGAAACTGGTTGTTAACGTTGTAGCTGAGTAA
- a CDS encoding DMT family transporter yields MDTALPTPVFARKNVAYACATLCCLLWGSSYPAIKSGYELFHIATDDIPSKVVFAGYRFLFAGGLLLLFALVQRKPIARLTVSQFGQLTILGVTQTTIQYTFFYIGLAYTTGVNGSIMNATGTFFSVLLAHFIYHNDKLSYNKALGCILGFVGVMLVNFHSGLSEFRFVWKGDGFVVLAAFILSAATLYGKRISQTVDPTVMTGWQLAIGGAVLVAGGYMTGGTLEVHSYNAVAILGYLTLLSSVAFALWSVLLKVNRVSMIAPFNFVVPVAGTVLSAIFLGENILDIKYAVALVLVCSGIWWVNKSVKNNQ; encoded by the coding sequence ATGGATACCGCTCTACCCACGCCTGTCTTTGCCCGTAAAAATGTGGCTTATGCCTGCGCTACGCTCTGTTGTCTGCTTTGGGGAAGCTCTTACCCGGCGATAAAAAGTGGCTATGAACTCTTTCATATCGCGACGGATGACATTCCATCAAAAGTGGTTTTTGCCGGATACCGCTTTCTTTTCGCAGGGGGATTATTGTTGCTCTTTGCACTCGTACAGCGCAAACCCATCGCCAGACTAACGGTCTCACAGTTCGGTCAACTCACGATCCTCGGCGTGACACAAACAACAATCCAGTACACCTTCTTTTATATCGGGCTGGCTTATACAACGGGCGTCAATGGCTCGATTATGAATGCCACAGGAACATTCTTCAGCGTGCTGCTGGCGCACTTTATCTACCACAATGACAAGCTCAGCTATAACAAAGCGCTGGGTTGTATCCTGGGATTTGTGGGGGTCATGCTGGTGAACTTCCACAGTGGGTTGAGTGAGTTCAGGTTTGTCTGGAAGGGGGATGGATTTGTGGTTCTTGCGGCGTTTATTCTTTCTGCCGCAACGCTCTACGGGAAACGCATCTCCCAGACGGTCGATCCTACAGTCATGACTGGCTGGCAACTGGCCATTGGTGGTGCTGTTCTGGTGGCGGGGGGCTATATGACGGGGGGAACGCTGGAGGTACACAGCTACAACGCTGTGGCAATCCTTGGCTATTTGACGCTTCTTTCATCTGTCGCCTTCGCTTTGTGGAGCGTGCTACTGAAAGTGAACCGCGTCAGTATGATTGCTCCGTTTAACTTTGTCGTACCTGTTGCGGGTACTGTCCTTTCCGCTATTTTCCTTGGCGAGAATATTCTGGATATCAAATATGCCGTGGCGCTGGTGCTGGTCTGCTCGGGGATTTGGTGGGTGAACAAGAGTGTGAAAAATAATCAATAG
- a CDS encoding MFS transporter — translation MKKIKNYRWHMIALVCFITVINYLDRTALGIAAPTIMETTGITKEHYSWIVSAFQFAYTLGQPVMGFFIDTVGLKLSFAICAAIWGLATMGHALTGSWQGLAFMRALMGFSEASAIPAGVKTASIWFPAKERGIATGVFNMGTSLGAMLAPPLIAWCIMFHSWQFAFLVSGSLALIAALLWFFLYKDPKDASRLSKEEREYIESGQEQYLKTDKKEKTSVKNILKQRNFWGIGIARFLADPAWGTINFWVPIFFVETLHFSLKEIAMFVWLPFLLGDLGCLASGFVAKFFHDRGINLINSRRITFSIAAVIMMTIGLVSIVENPYIAVLLISIGAFSHQMLSTVAATLGGDLFKKDEVATAVGMAGACAWTGQLIFNLFIGAFVSIIGFAPFFIALAFFDILGALALWILIRENDVASEGKLAAC, via the coding sequence ATGAAAAAAATAAAAAACTACCGATGGCATATGATTGCACTCGTATGTTTTATTACTGTTATTAACTATCTGGATAGAACTGCTTTAGGGATTGCTGCACCTACAATTATGGAAACCACCGGCATAACGAAGGAACACTATTCCTGGATTGTCAGTGCGTTCCAGTTCGCTTATACGTTAGGTCAACCCGTGATGGGCTTCTTTATTGATACCGTCGGTTTAAAACTCAGCTTTGCCATTTGTGCCGCAATCTGGGGGCTCGCGACGATGGGGCATGCGCTTACAGGCAGTTGGCAGGGACTGGCATTTATGCGTGCACTCATGGGTTTCAGTGAAGCCTCCGCCATTCCTGCGGGTGTTAAGACGGCATCAATCTGGTTTCCAGCTAAAGAGCGCGGAATTGCCACTGGTGTATTTAATATGGGGACGTCGCTGGGTGCGATGTTAGCACCGCCATTGATTGCCTGGTGTATTATGTTTCATAGCTGGCAATTTGCGTTTCTGGTCTCAGGTAGTCTGGCGCTAATAGCGGCATTGTTATGGTTCTTTTTATATAAAGACCCCAAAGATGCGTCACGATTATCTAAGGAAGAGCGTGAATATATTGAATCGGGGCAGGAGCAATATTTAAAAACGGATAAAAAAGAAAAAACATCTGTCAAAAATATTCTCAAACAACGTAATTTCTGGGGTATTGGTATTGCCCGTTTTCTGGCTGATCCAGCATGGGGGACAATCAACTTCTGGGTTCCTATATTTTTCGTTGAAACACTTCATTTTAGCTTAAAAGAGATTGCCATGTTCGTCTGGCTGCCTTTCTTACTCGGCGATCTTGGCTGTCTTGCCAGCGGCTTTGTTGCGAAGTTTTTCCATGACCGCGGTATAAACCTGATTAACTCCAGACGCATTACCTTCAGCATTGCGGCTGTCATTATGATGACCATCGGTCTGGTCAGTATCGTCGAAAATCCCTATATCGCGGTGTTACTGATCAGCATCGGCGCATTCTCTCATCAGATGCTTTCCACTGTGGCGGCCACACTGGGTGGTGATCTCTTTAAGAAGGATGAAGTGGCTACCGCCGTTGGCATGGCGGGAGCCTGCGCATGGACAGGGCAGCTAATCTTTAACTTATTCATTGGCGCATTTGTCAGCATTATTGGGTTTGCACCGTTCTTCATTGCACTCGCTTTCTTTGACATTCTTGGCGCACTGGCATTATGGATTCTAATCCGGGAAAACGATGTCGCAAGTGAAGGCAAGCTAGCAGCCTGTTAA
- a CDS encoding FAD-binding protein, which produces MSNTNDAILDALTHVSFPKGFDHAEPESTLTLEGLTWPVWHADALVVGSGAAGLRAAIELKRRKQKVLLATAGLYMGTSACSGSDKQTLFTAATAGNGDSFMRLADALASGGAMDLDTAYVEAVGSLHTLGGLQYLGLELPEDRFGAILRYQTDHDEAGRATSCGPRTSRLMVKVLLEEVKRLHIPLLTSATVIKLLRHSDDEGTERVIGAVLVTNSRAHNAWGLAIVMTPNVVLATGGPGELYRDSVYPNKCFGSLGLALEEGLTLANITESQFGIGTPRSTFPWNLSGTYVQVIPYIYSTDNNGSEYNFLADYYRTTQELASNIFRKGYQWPFHASRIMDFGSSLLDMAIAHEQSLGRKVFMDFNRNPEAVPGDLPFSLARVDEDVRAYLENNQALNSLPIQRLKQMNPLSISLYKMHGHDLTKKPLQFTMNNQHMNGGIEVDIWGQTSLKGCFAVGEVAGTHGVTRPGGAALNAGQVFAVRLARYIGESGSTLMGQVTAEVASDSLRDVTGIITHALANDTGMSIPILRSQLQARMSDHAGFICHPASTHQAAASARITAEFVYQNGLTINHAAEIAGLFMWRQMALASAAILTTLDHYLAGGGGSRGARIVLDNQGTCLPLTRLGPKASWRFRPEKVSDKQHKLTVTFQDAEFIVRRKPLRNFPDIHGNYFEKNWPDFLSGEIYRIKN; this is translated from the coding sequence ATGAGCAACACGAATGATGCAATCCTTGATGCGCTGACGCATGTCTCCTTTCCAAAAGGGTTTGATCATGCTGAACCTGAGTCAACGCTGACACTTGAAGGGCTCACCTGGCCAGTATGGCATGCTGATGCTCTGGTAGTTGGCAGCGGTGCTGCAGGTTTACGCGCCGCCATTGAGCTAAAACGGCGTAAACAGAAAGTGCTGCTGGCAACAGCAGGTTTGTATATGGGGACATCCGCATGCTCCGGTTCAGATAAACAAACCCTCTTTACCGCGGCAACCGCAGGTAATGGCGATAGCTTTATGAGGCTTGCGGATGCGCTTGCCAGCGGTGGAGCGATGGATCTCGACACAGCGTATGTGGAAGCGGTTGGCTCACTGCACACACTGGGGGGGTTACAATATCTTGGTCTGGAACTTCCGGAAGATCGCTTTGGTGCAATTCTTCGTTATCAGACCGACCACGATGAAGCCGGGCGGGCGACATCCTGTGGGCCACGCACCTCAAGACTGATGGTGAAAGTCCTGCTGGAGGAGGTAAAACGCCTTCATATCCCATTGTTAACCAGCGCTACCGTTATCAAACTGCTCCGCCACAGCGATGACGAGGGAACAGAACGAGTCATCGGCGCAGTTCTGGTGACCAACTCGCGCGCCCATAATGCGTGGGGATTGGCTATCGTCATGACACCTAATGTGGTGCTAGCGACTGGCGGTCCTGGCGAACTCTACCGTGACAGCGTCTATCCGAATAAGTGTTTCGGTTCATTGGGGCTGGCACTGGAAGAGGGGCTGACGCTCGCCAACATTACCGAGAGCCAGTTCGGTATTGGTACTCCGCGCAGTACTTTCCCATGGAATCTTTCCGGCACTTATGTGCAGGTCATCCCTTACATCTACTCCACCGACAATAACGGTTCAGAATACAACTTTCTGGCCGATTACTACCGCACCACTCAGGAGCTGGCATCGAATATCTTCCGTAAAGGGTATCAGTGGCCTTTCCACGCATCACGGATTATGGACTTTGGTTCAAGCTTGCTGGACATGGCCATTGCACACGAGCAGTCGTTAGGCCGAAAAGTGTTTATGGACTTTAACCGTAATCCCGAAGCTGTACCTGGCGATCTCCCTTTTTCACTGGCGCGGGTTGATGAGGACGTTCGAGCCTATCTGGAAAACAATCAGGCATTGAATTCTTTGCCGATTCAGAGGCTTAAACAGATGAATCCGCTTTCCATTTCTCTCTACAAAATGCATGGGCACGATCTGACCAAAAAACCGCTGCAATTTACCATGAACAACCAGCACATGAACGGCGGCATTGAAGTAGATATCTGGGGACAAACTTCCCTGAAAGGCTGCTTTGCCGTGGGTGAAGTTGCAGGTACGCATGGTGTGACACGCCCTGGCGGTGCTGCACTGAATGCCGGACAGGTGTTTGCGGTTCGCCTGGCTCGCTATATTGGCGAAAGCGGCAGCACTCTCATGGGCCAGGTGACAGCAGAGGTAGCGTCGGACTCTCTCCGTGATGTCACAGGGATCATCACTCATGCACTGGCAAATGATACTGGCATGAGTATTCCGATCTTACGCTCACAGCTTCAGGCACGAATGTCCGATCACGCGGGTTTTATCTGTCATCCCGCAAGCACACACCAGGCGGCAGCAAGCGCCAGGATCACCGCAGAGTTTGTCTACCAGAATGGGCTAACCATTAATCATGCCGCCGAAATTGCTGGGTTGTTTATGTGGCGACAAATGGCGCTAGCATCCGCAGCGATATTAACCACACTGGACCACTATCTTGCCGGCGGTGGCGGGAGTCGTGGTGCGCGCATTGTCCTTGATAATCAGGGAACATGTCTGCCTCTAACCCGATTAGGGCCAAAAGCATCGTGGCGTTTTCGCCCGGAGAAGGTCAGCGATAAGCAGCATAAGCTAACGGTGACGTTCCAGGATGCTGAATTCATTGTTCGCAGAAAACCACTGCGTAATTTCCCGGATATACATGGTAATTATTTTGAAAAAAACTGGCCGGACTTTTTATCGGGGGAGATATACCGCATCAAAAATTAA
- a CDS encoding CoA-transferase: MQKLATAQALVATIHDGATIAISGNGGGMVEADHLLEALEARFLETGHPRDLTLVHSLGIGDRDRKGSNRFAHAGMLRRVIAGHFTWSPKMQELVRKEEIEAYCFPGGVIQALLREIGAGRPGLFTHVGLDSFVDPRHGGGKSNARTTDNLVEIIEIDGEKKLRYLPFKVDYAIIRGTYADARGNVSLEEEAIDMDSYSMALAAHNCGGKVFVQVRDVLETGAIEPRRVKLPGILVDGIVEYREQSQTYLGGYDLTISGQHRRRCSTDAIALPEHPVRRLIARRAARELIPGASTNFGFGIPGGIPGIALREGVPYNSLWLSVEQGVHNGMMLDDAFFGCARNADAILSSLDQFEFYSGGGIDVTFLGMGEMDQYGNVNVSHLNGSLIGPGGFLEIAQNARKVVFCGTFDAKGSKVNVTPDGLAILQPGQVPKLVTQVEKITFSGQYARQKGQEVLYITERAVFRLAEQGVELIEIAPGIEIERDILPFMAFQPLINQPRLMDTALFTPMEESI; the protein is encoded by the coding sequence ATGCAGAAATTAGCAACAGCGCAAGCGCTGGTCGCGACTATCCACGACGGTGCAACCATCGCTATCAGTGGTAACGGCGGCGGGATGGTAGAAGCAGACCATCTGCTGGAAGCACTGGAGGCACGCTTCCTCGAAACAGGTCATCCTCGCGACCTGACGCTGGTTCACTCACTAGGTATTGGCGATCGAGACAGGAAAGGAAGTAACCGTTTCGCCCATGCCGGCATGCTCCGGCGAGTGATTGCCGGACACTTTACCTGGTCTCCCAAAATGCAGGAACTGGTTCGCAAGGAAGAGATCGAGGCCTACTGTTTTCCTGGAGGCGTCATTCAGGCATTGCTCCGGGAAATTGGCGCGGGCCGCCCAGGGCTTTTCACCCATGTAGGGCTGGACTCCTTTGTCGACCCACGTCATGGCGGTGGAAAATCGAACGCCCGAACAACGGATAATCTGGTCGAGATTATTGAGATTGACGGTGAAAAAAAACTCCGCTATCTCCCCTTCAAGGTCGACTACGCCATCATACGTGGAACCTACGCCGATGCGCGCGGCAATGTCAGCCTGGAAGAAGAAGCCATTGATATGGATAGCTACTCAATGGCACTGGCCGCGCACAACTGCGGTGGAAAAGTGTTCGTACAGGTCCGCGATGTACTCGAAACAGGCGCCATCGAGCCACGGCGAGTAAAACTCCCGGGCATTCTGGTTGACGGTATTGTTGAATATCGCGAACAGTCGCAAACCTACCTCGGCGGCTATGACCTGACCATCAGTGGACAGCATCGCCGTCGCTGCTCAACGGACGCCATCGCTCTTCCTGAACATCCTGTACGACGGTTGATCGCTCGTCGTGCCGCTCGTGAGTTGATTCCTGGGGCATCCACCAACTTTGGTTTTGGTATTCCTGGCGGCATTCCCGGTATAGCCCTACGCGAAGGTGTGCCTTACAACAGCCTGTGGTTAAGCGTCGAACAAGGCGTTCATAACGGCATGATGCTGGATGATGCATTCTTTGGTTGCGCACGCAATGCCGATGCCATTCTCTCTTCGCTGGATCAGTTCGAGTTCTATAGCGGCGGTGGGATTGATGTAACGTTCCTTGGCATGGGGGAAATGGATCAGTACGGCAATGTAAATGTCTCACACCTTAATGGAAGTTTAATTGGCCCAGGCGGTTTCCTGGAGATTGCCCAGAATGCCCGTAAAGTGGTCTTCTGCGGCACATTTGATGCCAAAGGAAGTAAGGTTAATGTCACGCCCGATGGCCTCGCTATCCTCCAGCCTGGTCAGGTCCCCAAACTCGTGACGCAGGTGGAGAAAATCACCTTCAGTGGCCAGTACGCCCGGCAAAAAGGGCAAGAAGTTCTGTATATCACGGAACGTGCCGTTTTCCGTCTGGCCGAACAAGGCGTCGAGTTAATTGAGATTGCCCCAGGAATTGAGATAGAGCGCGATATTTTACCCTTCATGGCGTTCCAGCCGCTCATTAACCAACCCCGGCTCATGGATACCGCACTTTTCACGCCAATGGAGGAGAGCATATGA
- a CDS encoding enoyl-CoA hydratase/isomerase family protein produces MKKQPVLLSRAAASCRLTLNREDKCHAINEEMIECLDRLLIDIEQDESLRLVELTATGDKFFCAGGDIKSWSAYSPLDMGRKWIKRGNEVFDRLRNLPQLTLANINGHAIGGGLELALCCDIRIARPTAKFSSPEVMLGMVPGWMGIERLLAQVGPALSREMLLLGKRLTAEQACTAQLINAVVENDLAEGWITEQLATLEKCGPVALAHIKQLILALENKHAALQHQLLAGLMSATQDCQQATRAFAEKGDVHFSNH; encoded by the coding sequence ATGAAAAAGCAACCTGTTCTGCTCAGCAGAGCAGCGGCCTCCTGCCGCCTGACGCTGAACCGGGAAGACAAATGCCATGCCATTAACGAGGAGATGATCGAGTGTCTCGACCGCTTGCTAATCGATATCGAACAAGATGAATCATTACGCCTGGTCGAACTGACCGCCACAGGCGATAAATTTTTCTGTGCAGGTGGTGATATCAAATCCTGGTCTGCTTATTCACCGCTGGATATGGGGAGAAAGTGGATTAAACGTGGGAATGAAGTCTTCGACCGGCTACGCAATTTACCTCAGTTAACGCTCGCTAACATTAATGGTCATGCCATTGGCGGTGGCCTCGAACTGGCGCTGTGCTGCGATATTCGAATTGCACGCCCAACGGCCAAGTTTTCCTCACCAGAGGTGATGCTAGGCATGGTTCCCGGCTGGATGGGTATTGAACGTCTGCTTGCACAGGTCGGCCCTGCGCTAAGCCGCGAAATGCTGCTGCTGGGGAAAAGGCTCACAGCAGAACAGGCCTGCACAGCCCAGCTCATCAATGCCGTGGTTGAAAATGACCTTGCTGAGGGCTGGATTACCGAGCAACTCGCCACGCTGGAAAAATGCGGTCCCGTTGCATTGGCCCACATCAAGCAGTTGATCCTCGCATTAGAGAACAAACATGCCGCGTTACAACACCAGCTATTAGCCGGATTGATGTCCGCCACTCAGGATTGCCAGCAGGCAACCCGCGCCTTTGCTGAAAAAGGTGACGTTCACTTCAGTAACCACTAG
- a CDS encoding sugar phosphate isomerase/epimerase family protein: MRDLQYNPGLYSINTATLGFNTSLPTIIDACAARGIGAIAPWRREIKPGEHHNIARQLAANNIHVSGYCRSTYYTAATQAERNKAVDDNRRALDDAAILNAACYMQVVGGLAQGSKNLHEAREQVKAGIRQLLPHSREVGVPIALEPLHPMTAADRSCLCSLRQALDWCDELDPDGEFGLGVAVDVYHLWWDPDLASQIQRAGRRILAFHVSDWLISTTDLVNDRGMPGDGVIEIQSIRHLVENAGYRGAVELEIFSTYWWQQDLNRTLDISVDRIAHFC, from the coding sequence ATGAGAGATCTTCAGTACAACCCTGGCCTCTACAGCATCAATACCGCGACACTCGGGTTTAATACCTCACTGCCCACCATTATTGATGCCTGCGCTGCCAGAGGTATTGGTGCAATCGCCCCCTGGCGGCGTGAGATTAAGCCGGGAGAACATCACAACATCGCCCGACAGCTTGCCGCGAATAATATCCACGTTTCCGGCTATTGCCGTAGCACTTATTACACAGCCGCCACCCAGGCTGAGAGAAATAAGGCTGTAGATGACAACCGTCGGGCACTGGATGACGCAGCCATTCTCAACGCTGCCTGCTATATGCAAGTCGTCGGCGGCCTTGCGCAAGGGAGCAAGAATCTTCATGAAGCCAGAGAGCAGGTGAAAGCGGGGATTCGGCAGCTATTACCTCACTCTCGTGAGGTCGGCGTACCGATTGCGCTGGAGCCACTGCATCCCATGACGGCGGCTGATCGCTCATGTCTCTGTTCACTCCGCCAGGCACTCGATTGGTGTGACGAACTGGATCCCGATGGTGAATTCGGGCTGGGTGTCGCTGTAGATGTTTACCATCTCTGGTGGGACCCGGATCTTGCCAGTCAAATTCAGCGCGCCGGACGACGCATTCTCGCCTTTCACGTTTCTGACTGGCTTATCTCCACCACAGATCTGGTCAATGACCGGGGAATGCCGGGCGACGGTGTTATTGAAATCCAGTCGATTCGCCACCTGGTTGAAAACGCAGGTTATCGTGGCGCTGTCGAGCTGGAAATCTTCTCTACTTACTGGTGGCAACAAGACCTGAACCGCACGCTGGATATTAGCGTCGATCGCATCGCTCATTTTTGCTGA
- a CDS encoding 3-ketoacyl-ACP reductase — MSFNKPVAIITGAARGIGKSCAIELARAGFNLLINDRPDDVSIGKLNETREACQCEGAEVLCFPADIADLTRHEEMLDAAQHRWGRLDCLLNNAGISVKKRGDILDMQPDSFDENISVNTRAPFFLSQSFSKRLLAKPAHDAQHRSIIFVSSINAVMLAMNRGEYTMAKTAVSAAARLFAARLISDQIGVYEIRPGLIKTDMTLPATAYYDELIANGLVPQGRWGFPEDIASTVRAMAEGKLIYTCGQAVAIDGGLSMQRF; from the coding sequence ATGTCTTTCAACAAACCCGTTGCCATCATCACTGGCGCGGCACGCGGCATAGGTAAAAGCTGTGCCATTGAACTGGCACGAGCAGGATTCAATCTGTTGATTAATGACAGGCCTGATGATGTAAGCATCGGGAAACTCAATGAAACACGCGAAGCCTGTCAATGCGAAGGGGCTGAGGTTCTCTGTTTCCCGGCAGATATTGCAGATCTGACACGCCATGAGGAGATGCTGGACGCCGCGCAGCATCGCTGGGGACGCCTGGACTGCCTGCTGAATAACGCAGGGATCTCAGTGAAAAAACGCGGAGACATCCTTGATATGCAGCCCGACAGCTTCGATGAAAATATCAGCGTTAACACGCGCGCACCTTTCTTCCTCAGCCAGTCTTTCAGTAAACGCCTGCTGGCAAAACCGGCTCACGACGCACAGCACAGGTCGATTATTTTTGTCAGCTCTATCAATGCAGTGATGCTGGCGATGAATCGTGGGGAATACACCATGGCAAAAACCGCCGTTTCTGCCGCTGCGCGCCTGTTTGCCGCTCGATTAATTAGCGATCAAATCGGCGTCTATGAAATCCGCCCCGGTCTTATCAAAACCGACATGACTCTCCCGGCAACCGCCTACTACGATGAACTGATCGCCAACGGGCTTGTGCCGCAAGGACGCTGGGGCTTTCCCGAAGATATCGCCTCCACCGTTCGTGCAATGGCAGAAGGTAAGCTGATTTATACCTGTGGGCAGGCGGTCGCCATTGATGGTGGACTCAGCATGCAACGCTTCTGA
- a CDS encoding TetR/AcrR family transcriptional regulator has product MYFDTSSTQSLKEKLLLCAVNEFAEYGYEGARVDNIVKAAGCSKQTVYHHFGNKENLFIEVLEFTWNDIRQREKALDTTGLSPVAAIEKLIDFTWDYYIENPWFLKIVNSENQSKGEHYKKSARLPEINHAHLQLMANLLEEGKKKNLFKRDIDPLQVNISIAALGAYYLINQHTLGLVYHMSMTSVEALEARRRVIKDTILSWLLEAQ; this is encoded by the coding sequence ATGTATTTCGATACCAGCAGCACGCAAAGTCTGAAAGAGAAACTTCTGCTGTGTGCGGTCAATGAATTTGCTGAATACGGTTACGAAGGGGCCAGGGTCGATAATATTGTGAAAGCGGCAGGTTGCAGCAAACAGACCGTTTATCACCATTTTGGTAACAAAGAGAATTTGTTTATCGAAGTGTTGGAGTTTACCTGGAATGATATTCGGCAAAGGGAAAAGGCACTGGACACGACGGGGCTGTCACCCGTGGCTGCAATAGAAAAGCTGATAGATTTTACCTGGGATTACTACATCGAAAATCCCTGGTTTTTGAAAATAGTAAATAGCGAAAATCAAAGCAAAGGTGAGCATTACAAAAAGTCAGCGCGATTGCCGGAAATCAATCACGCCCATCTTCAGCTAATGGCAAATCTGTTGGAAGAAGGGAAGAAAAAAAACCTTTTTAAACGGGATATTGATCCCTTGCAGGTGAATATCAGTATTGCTGCTCTGGGGGCATATTATCTGATCAACCAGCACACCCTCGGGCTTGTCTACCATATGAGTATGACATCAGTAGAAGCACTGGAAGCCAGAAGAAGGGTGATCAAAGATACCATTCTCAGCTGGCTTCTGGAGGCGCAATAA
- a CDS encoding LysM-like peptidoglycan-binding domain-containing protein produces the protein MPGRFELKPTLAKIWHAPDNFRIMDPLPPLHRRGIIIGALLLIIGFLLPSGDDGDTTPVTRNAQLDLQSQTRPQPDAQPMQTQLVTPSNDPGQVAPVEPEPVQEEQPQEQTTVSTPPPQHQTGIEQQWRSYRVEPGKTLAQLFRDHSLPPTDVYAMAQVEGAGKPLSNLQNGQMVQIRQNASGVVTGLTIDTGNGQQVLFTRQNDGSFIRVR, from the coding sequence ATGCCCGGGCGATTTGAACTGAAACCTACCCTGGCGAAAATCTGGCATGCGCCGGACAATTTTCGCATCATGGACCCTCTGCCGCCCCTGCACCGCAGAGGCATTATTATTGGGGCACTGCTGCTGATTATTGGCTTCCTGCTACCGTCTGGCGACGACGGCGATACCACGCCAGTCACGCGGAATGCACAACTGGACCTCCAGTCGCAAACGCGACCACAGCCTGACGCCCAGCCAATGCAGACTCAACTGGTCACACCGTCTAACGATCCTGGCCAGGTCGCTCCCGTTGAACCAGAACCTGTGCAGGAAGAGCAGCCACAGGAACAGACCACGGTTTCCACACCGCCGCCACAACATCAGACAGGTATTGAGCAGCAGTGGCGCTCATACCGGGTTGAACCAGGAAAAACACTGGCACAGCTGTTCCGTGACCACAGCCTACCACCGACAGATGTCTATGCTATGGCGCAGGTAGAAGGCGCAGGTAAACCGCTCAGCAATTTGCAAAACGGTCAGATGGTGCAAATTCGACAGAATGCCAGTGGCGTCGTCACGGGCCTGACCATTGATACTGGCAATGGGCAGCAGGTACTCTTCACGCGCCAGAATGATGGCAGTTTCATTCGCGTAAGATAA